From Anopheles darlingi chromosome 2, idAnoDarlMG_H_01, whole genome shotgun sequence, the proteins below share one genomic window:
- the LOC125951269 gene encoding 3'-5' RNA helicase YTHDC2-like, with translation MASKNTKINVKIEEDIRIFIHRQIDLFLQDEQQSEYDFPATLTNQHRAYIHEYVKNKRIKSRSHGKGNARYLTIYKTNLSAITHDDARLELTDQTIAMITELQNIYRPKGNQSKAKNKRNMGRYNVYLTASQPSVPPPVHSAARVFEERSRLPIAQFHDIILKCMLQNQVIIISGNTGSGKTTQVPQFVMEAACQSGTPCRVICTQPRRISAVTVAERVCFERNEQLGDAVGYQIRLESRLKPNTNLLFCTNGVLLRCLTGQGAHRFLDNVTHIIIDEVHERDQYSDFLLIALKDNLPKHPHLKVVLMSATIESNTFSQYFNNCPVIEIPGRLFSIERYYLEDILFQLDTYNHTVKDVKAKILSNIEHQRTSSDANGRQHSSATANMDDESILLMNDILEECWIENSPEPFQNFFTLVQEESISVDFQHTETKMTALMIAAAKGYVDILKSLLDMGADPSIREKHNYTAHDWACFIHGNSVCSQLLANAKKRGESQPVQQMPALTPNIAKQLLDAYHTSFGDERIDHNLIIDVIQYICKNQPEGGILVFLPGFEDIQESYELLTKRVAPHQRLKLFMLHSKMQTSDQHAVFNPVPVGVRKIVLSTNIAETSITMDDVVYVIDSGKVKQKYYDSVTATNSLMATWISQACATQRAGRAGRTKPGICYRLFSRARLEAMDQFTLPEIMRVPLTEICLNTALLTQGASILDFLNRAIQPPAATSVKQSIKYLQKVGALDDDENLTDLGHILADLPVDARLGKMLLYGILLKCYEPVLLIVSVLSINDIFLLPGFAGDKEKSRKARRELAEESYSDCFCLLRAYQRWYEARSISKRKEICNRFFLSHSKLTMVCELRDKLHGHLCSIGLIKSYGPGSSDDLNQFAANWSMVKACLVVGLYPNICHLERYSKAMKARFEKKIFVHPSSVLADAKKPNGKDAKLWLPTEWITFEEKFKSSRGSMIRCNTVVTSLAISIFAGPLYFDEEESLVECDDQDETALIGGCKIAIDDWINFIVDTPVAKAVLRTRQLLSELFLKFTQNPRTFQLTAMEYRFLQTLGQLLTLEDGAAQLTNRVEIGTTGANSRKGYHKPQQHDQWRVLRREEANNSWRHNARSGAS, from the exons ATGGCttcgaaaaacacaaaaattaatgtgaaaatcgaagaagatATACGCATATTTATACACCGCCAGATAGATTTGTTTCTGCAGGATGAGCAGCAAAGTGAGTACGACTTTCCTGCCACCCTCACCAACCAACATCGGGCGTACATTCACGAGTACGTGAAAAACAAGCGCATCAAGTCACGGTCGCACGGTAAAG GGAACGCGCGATATTTGACGATCTACAAGACCAACTTGTCGGCAATCACCCACGATGATGCCCGCCTGGAGCTGACTGACCAAACGATCGCTATGATCACCGAGTTGCAGAATATCTACCGCCCGAAAGGAAATCAGAGCAAGGCCAAGAACAAACGCAATATGGGCCGTTACAATGTTTATCTAACTGCGTCTCAGCCATCCGTTCCGCCTCCTGTTCATTCGGCTGCTCGCGTATTCGAAGAGCGTAGCCGACTACCGATAGCGCAATTCCATGACATCATATTGAAGTGCATGCTGCAGAACCAAGTGATCATCATATCGGGTAATACGGGCTCAGGTAAAACGACGCAGGTACCTCAGTTCGTCATGGAAGCGGCCTGTCAGAGTGGTACACCGTGCCGGGTAATCTGTACCCAGCCCAGAAGAATCAGCGCCGTTACCGTGGCCGAACGAGTGTGCTTCGAGCGGAACGAACAACTGGGGGATGCCGTGGGCTATCAAATCCGGCTTGAAAGCCGCTTAAAGCCCAACACTAACTTACTATTCTGCACCAACGGTGTACTGTTGCGCTGCTTGACGGGGCAGGGCGCGCATCGTTTCCTGGACAACGTGacccacatcatcatcgatgaggTGCACGAACGCGATCAGTATTCCGACTTTCTGCTCATCGCCCTGAAGGATAATCTGCCGAAGCATCCACACCTGAAGGTGGTGCTGATGTCGGccacaatcgaatcgaatacaTTCTCGCAATACTTTAACAACTGCCCGGTGATAGAGATCCCTGGTAGACTGTTTTCCATCGAACGGTACTATTTGGAAGACATTCTGTTCCAGTTGGATACCTACAATCACACGGTTAAGGATGTGAAGGCCAAGATTTTAAGCAATATCGAGCACCAACGAACATCTTCCGATGCCAATGGTCGGCAGCACTCGTCGGCTACAGCGAACATGGACGACGAAAGCATACTGCTAATGAACGACATCCTGGAAGAGTGCTGGATAGAAAACAGTCCGGAACCGTTTCAGAACTTTTTCACCTTGGTGCAGGAAGAAAGCATAAGTGTCGATTTTCAGCATACGGAAACGAAGATGACGGCACTCATGATCGCGGCGGCCAAAG GCTACGTTGATATCTTGAAGAGCTTGCTGGATATGGGAGCTGATCCGAGCATACGGGAGAAACACAACTACACTGCACATGACTGGGCCTGCTTTATTCATGGCAACAGCGTCTGTTCGCAGCTACTGGCCAATGCGAAGAAACGCGGAGAATCGCAACCAGTGCAGCAAATGCCTGCGCTAACCCCCAACATTGCCAAACAGCTGCTGGATGCTTACCACACATCGTTCGGCGATGAGCGTATCGATCATAATTTGATCATCGACGTGATACAGTACATCTGTAAAAACCAACCGGAAGGGGGCATTCTCGTTTTCTTGCCCGGTTTTGAAGATATCCAGGAATCGTATGAACTGCTAACGAAGCGTGTGGCGCCACACCAACGGCTGAAATTGTTTATGCTGCACAGCAAGATGCAAACGTCCGACCAACACGCTGTGTTCAACCCAGTGCCGGTGGGCGTTCGAAAGATTGTCCTATCGACGAACATAGCCGAAACATCGATCACCATGGATGATGTGGTGTACGTTATCGATAGTGGTAAGGTAAAGCAGAAGTACTACGATTCCGTCACTGCTACCAACTCGCTTATGGCCACCTGGATCTCGCAAGCCTGTGCGACGCAGCGGGCAGGACGTGCGGGTCGTACCAAACCGGGCATCTGTTATCGGCTCTTTAGCCGTGCACGGCTTGAAGCCATGGATCAGTTTACGCTGCCCGAAATTATGCGCGTTCCATTGACAGAAATATGCCTCAACACGGCCCTGCTGACCCAGGGCGCATCTATACTGGACTTCCTGAATCGTGCAATACAACCGCCGGCAGCGACGAGCGTTAAGCAGAGCATTAAATATCTTCAGAAGGTCGGGGCactagatgatgatgagaatcTGACGGATCTTGGTCACATTCTGGCCGACCTGCCGGTGGATGCACGCCTCGGAAAGATGCTGCTGTACGGCATCCTGCTGAAGTGCTACGAACCGGTACTGTTGATCGTAAGCGTGCTGAGCATTAATGACATCTTTCTTCTGCCTGGATTCGCGGGCGACAAAGAGAAATCGCGCAAAGCGCGCCGAGAGCTGGCCGAAGAGTCATACAGCGATTGTTTCTGTCTACTGCGTGCCTATCAGCGTTGGTACGAAGCGCGTTCGATTTCCAAGCGAAAGGAAATCTGTAATCGATTCTTCCTGAGCCACAGCAAGCTGACGATGGTGTGTGAGCTTCGTGACAAACTTCATGGTCATCTCTGTTCGATCGGGCTGATTAAAAGCTATGGACCGGGAAGCTCGGACGATCTGAACCAGTTTGCTGCCAACTGGAGCATGGTAAAGGCATGCCTGGTAGTCGGTTTGTATCCGAACATCTGTCACCTCGAGCGGTACTCGAAGGCGATGAAAGCACGGTTCGAGAAAAAGATCTTCGTCCACCCGTCTTCGGTGCTAGCGGACGCGAAAAAACCGAACGGCAAAGACGCGAAGCTGTGGCTACCGACGGAATGGATTACGTTCGAggaaaaattcaaatcgaGCCGCGGTTCGATGATACGCTGCAACACGGTCGTAACTTCCCTGGCGATCTCGATCTTTGCCGGCCCCTTGTACTTTGACGAGGAGGAGTCGCTGGTAGAGTGTGACGATCAGGACGAAACTGCgctcatcggtggttgtaagatcgcgatcgatgatTGGATCAACTTTATCGTAGACACACCGGTGGCAAAGGCAGTGCTGCGCACGAGGCAACTGTTGAGTGAATTGTTTTTGAAGTTTACTCAAAACCCTCGCACCTTCCAGCTGACCGCGATGGAGTACAGGTTTCTGCAGACGCTAGGGCAGCTGCTGACATTAGAAGATGGTGCGGCACAGTTGACAAATCGTGTAGAAATAGGAACGACGGGCGCCAATAGCCGGAAGGGGTATCACAAACCACAGCAGCATGATCAATGGCGCGTGTTACGTAGGGAGGAAGCGAACAATAGCTGGCGTCACAATGCCAGATCAGGCGCATCGTAA
- the LOC125951268 gene encoding uncharacterized protein LOC125951268 — translation MTEAEKNAAAATAEADESTAVDNPANDGNDDQKDNEHQRKINVGNLPKDITEQQLRDHFAGHEIERVEIYHYLRNTLALLLFKDKNSAQKAIDEKYGSMLNGRRLRIHMEYITIRYTKKNVIVTVVDDDMTEEQLHDRVKEFCEVSQVFIFHPLGYVHLGRDADKADVIEKLNASGLKAYDVNGRDQNQHVDLWRAAKLFFRNRNRVQLLNVPQKWVEDTEELKKACSEAGTITEAVANNVNQSSSNYYARIFYENEEQAKKAAELLNGKVFEGKRIHALHLSSALLPNYKTSVYVSPLERTVTEEEVYDHFKQFGEIDFVNRRNCGDNAIICFKANESAEKALACTTIPAPTEANKDATKTVAVKRYDGPLLLRVAGVKRKAATTTATARTGDGAKKGETEEVSAKSNKEILQKLLNFFPVYVSNIPFSCPSHVLREFFSSQGGEVKFVFSPQHLAYRLSAPQPVKTAMVYFTRRNDAINVTKTFDKRVLNNHHLHVSQGRGESNFNHQKTVKLSKIVESLSEDAIFRKMRPLGKVVRLTKKSRSLAFVEFADAADVEKILKMKQEDLPINCIFSKVQKDVSRRLYNESDSRILGTIARLLRRNPKMLSKAPGTGSLMGNNAHAGGPGGGFAGKRPRMNAPPGFGNAPHFNPNNGGNSMNNNQAIQDLLRLAFMSGKNVGESLAAGGVAGGGNQGHNRGGGSFNSVDPPISNQGGNNAFGGGDGSYGAGGSGGGRMNNRNQNNVNFRGGNRNNQNANNAGGNRGLGGGNMGGNINNSNNVGNNNFGNNQNNSGGGMARGSGGGALGGASGGSGGVNNRNNSNMNNRNNNQAQNKRGGGGGAGGSNVQQQQPLQGSVGGGGHMGGSGGNQNKAGMRGNNQGLGSGGGMGAVGGGGGSVGNIGMNRSNNMGGGNNRNNQNRNNNNYNDNNSFGGVGGSGNSNVFGGGNNSNFSNDNFGGRNNDNNFANDNFGGGRNDNYSNDNNFGGGRNNFGGNRGGGGGNNSDNYGSNRNDNFGAGRNDNFGGGSSNFGGAGSSFGGSGSGSRFNNDNDGGMFSGNSSSVGNNSYNSGMSNRGNNSSNSRFNDDNIGGGGGYGGSGGGNNNRGNSYNDNNSFSNNNRGGNNQKPQSLFNLGGGGGGGGGSGVSGNSNNMSYNNFGGGNSNSSGNSFRDNNSGGGGKSWMSNNNSGLGGGSGRSSNNQDNIGRLAGSLFSRRF, via the exons ATGACTGAGGCCGAGAAAAATGCTGCCGCCGCGACCGCTGAAGCTGACG AATCGACCGCCGTGGATAACCCAGCCAACGACGGGAATGATGACCAGAAAGACAACG AACACCAGCGTAAGATCAATGTCGGCAATCTGCCGAAGGACATTACGGAGCAGCAGTTGCGCGACCATTTCGCCGGGCACGAGATCGAGCGAGTTGAAATCTATCATTATCTACGTAATACGTTGGCGCTACTGCTTTTCAAGGATAAGAACAGTGCCCAGAAGGCAATTGATGAAAAGTATGGTTCGATGCTGAACGGACGCCGTTTGCGGATCCACATGGAGTACATAACGATTCGCTATACGAAGAAGAATGTTATCGTGACGGTTGTGGACGATGACATGACCGAGGAACAGTTGCACGATCGCGTGAAGGAGTTCTGCGAGGTATCGCAGGTCTTCATTTTCCACCCGCTTGGATACGTCCATCTCGGCCGGGACGCCGACAAGGCGGACGTGATTGAGAAGCTGAATGCGTCCGGTTTGAAGGCGTACGATGTGAATGGCCGCGATCAGAATCAGCACGTTGATTTGTGGCGTGCGGCTAAGCTGTTCTTCCGTAACCGCAACCGGGTTCAGCTATTGAACGTACCCCAGAAGTGGGTAGAGGATACGGAGGAGCTGAAGAAAGCTTGCTCGGAGGCCGGCACCATCACCGAGGCGGTCGCGAATAACGTCAACCAATCCTCGTCGAACTATTACGCCCGTATTTTCTACGAAAATGAGGAGCAGGCCAAGAAGGCAGCCGAACTGCTGAATGGCAAGGTGTTTGAGGGTAAGCGCATCCATGCGCTGCATCTATCCTCGGCGTTGCTGCCCAACTATAAGACGTCCGTGTATGTTTCGCCGCTCGAGCGCACCGTCACGGAGGAGGAAGTTTACGATCATTTCAAGCAGTTTGGCGAAATAGATTTCGTCAATCGTCGCAACTGTGGCGACAATGCGATCATTTGCTTCAAAGCCAACGAATCCGCGGAGAAGGCCCTAGCCTGTACGACCATACCCGCACCGACCGAGGCAAACAAGGACGCCACCAAAACCGTTGCCGTCAAGCGGTACGATGgaccgctgctgttgcgtgtAGCTGGAGTGAAACGCAAagctgctaccaccactgcTACGGCCCGTACCGGCGATGGTGCCAAAAAGGGTGAAACCGAAGAAGTGTCAGCTAAATCGAACAAAGAGATTCTTCAGAAGTTGCTCAACTTCTTCCCGGTGTACGTCTCGAACATCCCGTTCAGCTGCCCATCGCACGTGCTGCGTGAGTTCTTCTCGTCGCAGGGTGGTGAAGTGAAGTTTGTCTTTTCGCCGCAACATCTAGCCTACCGGCTGAGCGCACCACAGCCGGTCAAGACAGCAATGGTCTACTTCACGCGCCGCAACGACGCCATCAATGTTACCAAGACCTTCGACAAGAGAGTATTGAACAACCATCATCTACACGTGTCGCAGGGTCGGGGTGAATCGAACTTCAATCACCAGAAAACGGTTAAACTGTCCAAGATCGTTGAAT CCCTGTCCGAAGATGCCATTTTCCGCAAGATGCGCCCGCTAGGTAAAGTTGTACGCTTGACTAAGAAGAGTCGCTCGTTGGCCTTTGTTGAGTTCGCTGACGCAGCCGACGTAGAGAAGATCCTGAAGATGAAGCAGGAGGATCTGCCGATCAATTGTATCTTTTCGAAGGTACAGAAAGACGTCAGTCGCCGGCTTTATAACGAGTCCGATTCGCGTATTCTTGGCACGATCGCTCGACTGTTGCGCCGCAATCCTAAGATGCTGAGCAAGGCGCCTGGTACCGGGTCGCTAATGGGAAATAATGCTCATGCAGgcggtcccggtggtggtttcgccGGCAAACGTCCTCGAATGAATGCTCCCCCTG GTTTCGGAAATGCGCCGCACTTTAATCCCAACAATGGTGGCAATAGCATGAATAACAACCAAGCCATTCAAGATCTCTTGCGCTTGGCCTTCATGTCCGGCAAGAACGTGGGCGAAAGCTtggctgccggtggtgtggccggtggtggcaacCAGGGCCACAACCGCGGCGGTGGTTCGTTCAATTCCGTCGATCCACCAATTTCCAACCAAGGCGGCAACAACgcctttggtggtggtgacggtagctacggtgccggtggcagcggcggcggccgcatgAACAATCGTAATCAGAACAACGTGAACTTCCGCGGAGGAAACCGCAACAACCAGAACGCCAACAACGCCGGTGGCAATCGTGGCCTCGGCGGCGGCAATATGGGTGGCAATatcaacaacagtaacaatgTCGGAAACAATAATTTCGGCAACAACCAGAACAATAGTGGAGGTGGTATGGCCcgcggtagcggtggcggcgctTTGGGGGGTGCTAGTGGTGGATCCGGTGGTGTAAACAACCGCAACAATAGTAACATGAACAACCGGAACAATAACCAGGCTCAGAATAAGCGtggaggaggcggtggtgCAGGAGGAAGCAacgtgcaacagcagcagccacttcAGGGCTCTGTAGGAGGGGGAGGCCATAtgggtggcagcggtggtaaCCAGAATAAGGCGGGCATGCGGGGCAATAATCAGGGTCTCGGCAGCGGAGGTGGTATGGGCGCTGTTGGTGGGGGCGGCGGTAGCGTTGGAAACATCGGTATGAACCGTTCGAACAACATGGGTGGCGGTAACAACCGTAACAACCagaaccgcaacaacaacaactacaacgatAATAATTcgttcggtggtgttggtggtagcgGCAATTCCAATGTGTTTGGCGGTGGAAACAATAGTAACTTCTCGAACGATAACTTTGGTGGACGCAATAATGACAACAATTTTGCGAACGACAACTTTGGCGGCGGCCGCAACGATAACTATTCCAATGATAACAATTTCGGGGGCGGTCGCAACAACTTTGGTGGCAAccgcggcggtggtggcgggaaCAATAGTGACAATTATGGCTCCAATCGCAACGATAATTTTGGAGCTGGCCGAAACGATAATTTCGGTGGCGGCAGCTCCAACTTCGGTGGAGCCGGCAGCTCGTTCGGTGGCTCTGGATCCGGCAGCCGATTCAACAATGACAACGATGGCGGTATGTTCAGTGGCAACAGCTCGAGCGTTGGGAACAACTCCTACAACAGCGGAATGAGCAACCGGGGTAATAATTCGTCCAACAGTCGCTTCAACGATGATAACATtggaggcggcggtggctaTGGCGGAAGTGGCGGTGGTAACAACAACCGCGGCAATAGCTATAATGATAACAATAGctttagcaacaacaaccgcgggGGCAACAACCAGAAGCCGCAATCCCTGTTTAAtctgggaggaggaggcggtggtggtggcggttcggGAGTTTCCGGAAACAGTAACAATATGTCGTACAACAATTTCGGAGGTGGCAATTCAAATTCGAGCGGCAATAGTTTCCGCGACAACAACAGTGGCGGCGGGGGTAAAAGCTGgatgagcaacaacaacagtggtcTCGGAGGAGGCAGCGGCCGGTCCAGTAACAATCAGGACAATATCGGCCGTTTGGCCGGTAGTCTATTTAGTCGCCGATTCTAA